In the genome of Paenibacillus sp. FSL R5-0766, one region contains:
- a CDS encoding helix-turn-helix domain-containing protein: MEEPLKVYNTAVEAFLEVIGGKWKPVILFHLTFGKKRNGELMKLIPAITQKVLTQQLGELTEAGVIVRISHHQVPPKVEYELTAYGWSLKEILHLMCRWGDIHVENVYGDRGKILFKPPTTTDR, from the coding sequence ATGGAGGAACCGCTCAAAGTATATAACACCGCAGTGGAAGCTTTTCTTGAAGTAATCGGGGGAAAGTGGAAGCCTGTTATTCTATTCCATCTTACCTTTGGCAAGAAACGTAATGGTGAGCTGATGAAACTGATCCCTGCGATCACCCAGAAAGTGCTGACTCAGCAACTTGGTGAATTGACGGAGGCGGGGGTTATTGTCCGTATTTCCCACCACCAGGTCCCACCTAAAGTGGAATATGAGTTAACAGCGTATGGATGGAGCCTTAAAGAGATTCTTCATCTGATGTGTAGGTGGGGCGATATACACGTGGAGAATGTTTATGGTGATCGAGGAAAAATTCTGTTTAAGCCGCCAACTACTACTGACCGTTGA
- a CDS encoding DinB family protein produces the protein MSDANHLFGQALVKSLVGERGHIRIASALPDIDVTLAARTHDAMPYTIYQLVKHMHYWQQFMLDHLEGRKPQLPANVSESWPEEKGPQDETTWKADIQAFLDGVDQAVAIAESAQLDDPLLYFPGETKAGLLRNIASHNSYHLGEIVLLRRFYGAWPPPGGGYPA, from the coding sequence ATGTCGGACGCAAATCATTTATTTGGACAAGCCTTGGTAAAATCACTGGTTGGGGAACGTGGACATATTCGTATTGCATCAGCTTTACCAGATATCGATGTCACACTTGCTGCTCGTACGCACGATGCCATGCCATATACGATCTATCAGTTGGTGAAGCACATGCATTACTGGCAGCAATTCATGCTCGATCACTTGGAAGGACGCAAACCACAGCTCCCTGCTAATGTGAGTGAAAGCTGGCCTGAGGAGAAGGGTCCACAGGACGAAACCACGTGGAAGGCAGATATTCAGGCATTCTTGGATGGTGTTGATCAAGCCGTAGCCATTGCAGAGTCTGCACAATTAGATGATCCACTGCTCTATTTCCCGGGTGAAACCAAGGCAGGACTTCTGCGCAATATCGCATCCCATAACTCGTACCATCTGGGTGAGATTGTTCTGCTGCGCCGCTTCTACGGCGCATGGCCGCCTCCAGGTGGCGGATATCCGGCGTAA
- a CDS encoding SDR family oxidoreductase, producing MKPEQSVTRYTALVIGAGGVIGRNLIDYLMTLPQWNVIGVSRRGGEDAPGLRYISADLLNETDTQDKLSHLTTVTHIFYAAYQDRPTWAELVQPNLAMLVNVVNTIEPIASNLQHISLMQGYKVYGAHLGPFKTPAKETDAYHMPPEFNVDQQQFLEDRQPGSSWTWSALRPSVVCGFALGNPMNLAMVIGVYASISKELNLPLRFPGKAGAYHSLLEMTDATLLAQATVWAATEPRCANQAFNITNGDLFRWNELWPKIAAFFELETAPPLPLSLATVMADKENLWNSMIEKYGLVNTPYDDVSSWAFGDFVFSWDYDFFADGSKARRFGFHDFIDTETMFMDIFRNLRDRKILP from the coding sequence TTGAAACCCGAACAATCCGTTACCCGTTACACCGCACTTGTCATTGGTGCTGGAGGCGTTATTGGAAGAAACCTTATCGATTATCTGATGACACTTCCGCAATGGAATGTCATTGGTGTATCTCGCCGCGGAGGGGAAGATGCCCCTGGGTTGCGTTATATATCAGCTGATTTACTGAACGAAACAGACACACAAGACAAACTGAGTCATTTAACGACCGTTACGCATATTTTCTACGCCGCGTATCAGGATCGTCCAACTTGGGCCGAATTGGTACAGCCCAACCTGGCCATGCTCGTCAATGTCGTGAATACCATCGAACCGATCGCTTCAAATCTCCAACATATTAGCCTAATGCAAGGATATAAAGTGTACGGTGCACATCTGGGCCCATTCAAAACACCTGCCAAAGAAACGGACGCATATCACATGCCTCCTGAATTCAATGTCGATCAGCAACAGTTTCTCGAGGATCGGCAACCCGGAAGCAGCTGGACCTGGTCAGCCCTGCGCCCTTCCGTGGTATGTGGATTCGCTCTGGGTAATCCAATGAACCTTGCCATGGTTATTGGCGTGTATGCGTCTATCTCCAAGGAGCTTAACTTGCCATTACGATTCCCCGGGAAAGCAGGAGCGTATCATTCGCTTCTTGAAATGACTGATGCAACATTGCTGGCTCAGGCAACCGTATGGGCAGCAACCGAACCTCGCTGTGCCAATCAGGCATTTAATATCACTAATGGTGATCTGTTTCGCTGGAATGAACTATGGCCCAAAATCGCTGCATTTTTCGAATTGGAAACCGCACCTCCACTGCCCCTTTCACTTGCAACAGTGATGGCAGATAAGGAGAATCTTTGGAATTCCATGATTGAAAAGTATGGTTTAGTAAACACCCCTTATGACGATGTCTCTTCCTGGGCATTTGGTGACTTTGTCTTCTCGTGGGATTACGATTTCTTCGCAGATGGTTCCAAAGCTCGCCGCTTCGGATTCCATGATTTCATTGACACGGAGACTATGTTTATGGATATCTTCAGAAATCTGCGTGATCGCAAGATCCTTCCGTAA